One Tachysurus vachellii isolate PV-2020 chromosome 8, HZAU_Pvac_v1, whole genome shotgun sequence genomic window carries:
- the hacd2 gene encoding very-long-chain (3R)-3-hydroxyacyl-CoA dehydratase 2: MSAPVMGSTKKPFNDGDHHNHKKKKGAGALATAYLVIYNVIMTAGWLVIAVGLVRAYLTRGSYHGLYYSIEKPLKFFQTGALLEILHCAVGIVPSSVVLTGFQVMSRVFLTWAVTHSVREVQSEDSVLLFVVAWTITEIIRYSFYTFSLLNHLPYLIKWARYTFFIILYPMGVAGELLTIYAALPYVQKTGLYSVTLPNKYNFSFDYYTFLILTMVSYIPLFPQLYFHMLRQRKKVLGHVEEYSKVE; encoded by the exons ATGTCTGCACCTGTCATGGGGAGCACCAAAAAACCCTTTAATGATGGGGATCATCACAAccacaagaagaagaagggagCTGGAGCTCTGGCCACCGCCTACCTGGTCATCTACAACGTGATCATGACAGCTGG GTGGCTGGTCATTGCTGTGGGTCTTGTCCGGGCTTATCTTACTAGAGGCAGCTACCACGGACTGTACTACTCGATAGAAAAGCCACTGAAATTCTTCCAGACTGGAGCACTCCTTGAG atattGCATTGTGCAGTTG GCATCGTACCTTCCTCTGTGGTCCTGACTGGGTTTCAGGTGATGTCACGTGTGTTCCTCACGTGGGCTGTTACACACAGTGTTAGAGAA GTCCAGAGTGAAGACAGTGTGCTTCTCTTTGTGGTAGCATGGACCATTACGGAGATCATCCGCTATTCATTCTACACTTTCAGCCTACTCAATCACCTGCCTTATCTCATTAAATGGGCAAG atacacattttttattatactctACCCTATGGGAGTGGCTGGAGAACTTCTGACCATCTACGCTGCTCTGCCTTATGTTCAGAAGACAGGGCTCTACTCTGTCACTTTGCCCAACAAGTATAACTTCTCCTTTGATTATTATACCTTCCTCATTCTCACCATGGTCTCCTACATCCCCT TGTTCCCTCAGCTCTACTTCCACATGTTGCGGCAGAGAAAGAAGGTCCTGGGTCATGTGGAAGAGTACAGCAAAGTGGAATAA